One Sporosarcina sp. FSL W8-0480 genomic window, TGGATGAAGAGATTGTTGTAAGTAAAGCATAATACCAACAACAAACCCCTTCAGGCTGTAAAAAGCTTGAAGGGGTTTTGCCGTTTGTTTAATATGCACTACATCTGTGTTCCAAATATGCCTAAGTACTGTTCCTGCAATACAAATCCATTATTTTTCCATCCCAATGTTTTCATAATATAACCTAAAAGATGAAAGGTTTAATAACATTAATGCGTACTGCACAGACGCCGTAATAAGTTTGGCAAAAATACTTGTCTCGAAAAACAGAAAGCTGTATGCTAATTGACGTAGCATCGTTAGGGCTATATAGCGGGAGGTGATGTGAAGATGGCAAATCAAATGGCATTGCCAGCTTCTAACAAAACTCATGCAAAGCCGAATGAGGAAAGGGCGATACTTTGCATGGGGCGAATGGACGTTTAATCGCCTATAGAAAGGTTTCCATTTCTGAATTGAAGGCTTTGCGCTTTGTTTACGTAATAAAAAACAAAGGAGCTAACAGAAATGAAGAATAAGCAATTTCTAAGAAACGATCAATATAATTTTATTAAAAGACAAGTACAACAACTTGTTAATGGCAACACGATGGTTAATGATAAACATGTCATTGGCGCACTTGAATCACTATCTATTGAAAAAGTGAATGATTTGTTTACGGAAATGACAGACGAGCAAAAGGAAGTCCTCAACAAAATTGTAGAGATTTCGGATAAAGAAGAAGCCGAACAATACCTATTCGATTTGGAATCCTACGTCATTCCGTTCACCAAACCTTCGGAGCAAAGGCTTAAAAAGCTATTCCCGAAGGTGAAAAAAATGAAGCTGCCCACTGACGGCGACTATAAGAAAATGTCCTTTTTAAGCTTCGATGATATCGGAACGAAAAAAAGACATATCATCACACCAAGTCAAAAAGGCATAATCGGACTATCGGGTACTTACGAGGAAATGAATGTAAAGCAAATATGTTCAATTTGTAACCGCTTCACGCATGTCTGTATGTTCATGACAAAAACAAAAGGCGACATCATCGGCACTTATACAAGAAAAGGGAACTATATCTGCCACGACGCCGCAGACTGCAACCATCATTTAACGACGTTAGATAAATTATATGAATTCGTAGATAACATAAAATAGGCGCCTCTGCAGCACACTATTCAAACTATAAACTGCAATTGAATACAATAAATGAACAAGCCAACCTCGTCAATATTTTGGTTTGCTTGTTCATTTCTTTTACACTGCCCCGAGTACTACTCCACCAACCTAACATATCCTGCTGCAACCGGCCCTGAGCAGCCCTCACAAACATACTGCTTCAACTCTTTAATTTCTGTGAATTCATCCAATGGTTCAGGGTATCGACATGATGGACAAATTGCCATCTGTTCAAGACTGATATGCTCCTCCAATTCTTCGCGGGGCTAACCGTAAGCTGAGAAGGCCACTTCATAGAGTGCTTCAATGAAAGGATCGGGATAAAGCAAATCCGATTAGCAATTTAAGAAATGTGTATTGTTTCGGTGGCATTTTACCTTAATGATCTTAATGCTTGCTATTTAATTTAATACCTGTTATTATTAAAGAGAATTATTTTTGTTCTAATTCAGATTGAGAATATATTTTATCTGAATATATTTTGTTTTTCGTCTAAGGTTTTGAGCAAGGATAGTATTATAATGTGTGGATATCCACATCAGGAGGCAAACAATTATGGAACAAGGTACAGTTAAGTGGTTTAACGCAGAAAAAGGTTTTGGATTCATCGAGCGTGAAGGTGGAGAAGACGTATTCGTACATTTCTCAGCAATCCAAGGCGACGGATTCAAAACTTTAGACGAAGGTCAAAGTGTAACATTCGACGTTGAACAAGGACAACGTGGCCTACAAGCTGCTAACGTTCAAAAAGCTTAATAATCACCTAAAAAAGACCCTATTCTTAGGGTCTTTTTTTCTTGGGTAACAAACTACAAGGAAGTTGTTTTCGCAATTTTGTCGTAACTAAATGAAACCTTTGTGTTCTTCTGCCGTATTACAATTTGGGGGTGGGGGGATGTTAAACAAAAATGAGCCAAGACACTTCTTCATGGCAATTACATTAGGTCTATTGGTGATTTCGCCAGTGGTTCTTGTGCTAATACCATCATTTATTGCCAATTCGCTATACGAGAAGCCAAATTCATGGGTCGTTGTTGTCCCTGCAAAGGTTTATTTGTTGTACGGGATTGGAATTATTTTTCTAATTATTGCTACTTCTTTACTTTGGACTTTATCAGTGAATAGGATATCGAAATGGCTCGCTGCACTATGTATTCTGATTTCAATATTTTTTATTGCAGACGGAGCTGGACGTTATGTAGGTGTGGCGTCGGATGGAATTTTATTCAAACAAGGAATGAGTGAAGCGAATCAGCACTATACATGGGATAAAATTGAGCGGGTCGTTTATAGGCAGTACCCGCATGATGGTGGGTTTCCTAAGTTTGATTTCTATTTTAAGGATGGGGAAAAGATAACACTACCTGAAAATAGGCATATGCGCATTTTCCACAATACTCTTCTGAAGACGCTGCAAAAGGAAGGAATATTTTTCGAGAGGCGTGAATAATTTTCGGTGCCGGGTTGCTAATTAACTTTATAGAACCCGGCACCTTGACTTCGACTTTCCATAGTAGCGCGTCTACTTCCAAGAGAAATACGTCGACTTCCCACAATCCCTTAATTTTAAATAGTAATCACATTGATTTCCAATTTCTTTTAGCATTCAATGCCATATATTTATTCTGTATTCTTCGTATCCCGACAATTCGTTTCCAAATTGCCATATTCTCGATGAGCGCGAATTCATCGATTCCTGGTGTCGTGTTCACTTCGAAAATGACAGGTTTCCCCACGTGATTGATCCCGAAGTCAACCCCATATTCTCTACATGGTAAGACGGAATGGATTTTCTTTGATGCCGCAATTGCAAGTTCTTCTAACTTTTTAATGGTTTCCTCTTGTTTGTTTTGTAACACGGTTTGTGATAATACATTGGAAATCGTCACTACTTTGGCGTCCCTATACGGATTCGCTATCCCGCTATCTGCCGAACGTCCGAAATTCGCGCACGTTGCGAACATCCCGCCGACAATCCATTCGCCCCTAAGCTTTTGTACATGAACCCGAATTGCAAAAGGTTGTCCATTAAGAGTATGGCTTTTTACATCCTCCTGAATAATATAAAGTCCGCTTTCCCTACCCAACTTTAAAAATGGATGAAGCAGTTGTTTAATTTCTTGCACCCTTGTGAATCTTTTTTTGACGCGTTTCCCTTGAATCGTATACCCGTTCACAAAGTAATGCCCGCCGAGGCTTTTCCGAATATTTACGATAGCTCGACCTTGTCCCGATGTGTCGTGTTTCACATATACAGATTGATGGCGATTCAATAATTCGTTCAAGTTATCTTCGCTGTATACAGTGGTTTCAGGAAGATGTCTTGCAAGTAATGGTTGTTGTTTTAAGATTAAATTTTGCTCCCATTTGCCCAATGATTTCTTCATCTATTTCAAACCCTTTCTTTTTGTACTGTTTGTCCTTTCAGTTCTTTGTCATGACCATTGCGACTTCTTCATATTGTTAGTTTATTCATGTGAGAAAATGGCCTCTGGATTTTTTGGAAAGGTAGTACAAAAATAGATTAGGGGGTGTGAAAATCCTTGAAAATTTTAATGCGAATTAGCAGGTTGTTTTTAGGTATTGTTTTTTTGGTTGCAGGCATTAACGGTTATTTTGTCATCTTCGGAATGGAGCCTTTTATCGCAACGAGCCCTGAAGCGATGGTGTTATTCGAATTTAACTACTTACTAATTGTTGAAAAGACATTGGAGATCATCTGTGGGATTCTACTATTATCAAACCAATTCGTCCCACTTGCCATTGCAATATTATCACCAATCGTCGTAAATATTTTTTTACTCCATCTATTCCTCGACCACTCACTGCTTCCGCTTGCTGTTTTGATTGTCATTGCCCTTGGATATTTAATGTACTCCTATAAAGAGAGCTTTAAGAAGATATTGGAGAGAATACCGAATTCACCATAGAAATTGTTGCTTACAATATCCATCTTTACTTCGGCATAATGGACAAACTACGACGAATATAATTTATCTGGTCGGCAAAATAAATGCTGAAGGGGTGGGTTTATGGCGTATACGGATAACTATGAAAGGGATACCTATGGGATCATTGCTTTCTGGTTACGGAATGATTATGATCATGGCCGGTTTTTTGACAGAGAAATAAGCCATTATGAGACGGAATTGGCACGTGCAAATCTGAATAATATTGAGCGCTTGGGCAAAGTATGGGAAAAGGCGGAAAAAAAACAAGGAGACATTGGTACATTGCTTATCGAGGCCCAGCATGCGACAAGCGAATTTCACAGTCTTCTTGCCTACACGATGGATAAGTCCTTGCATTGTGACGTTATTATTTCGACACCAGTGTCGCTCATTGACCACATGGTACGGGAATCTGAAGAGTCCCAAAGGGTTTATAAATTAATTGAAAGCGGAACTAAGATTTCACCTTCGGATGCAATTATTCACGAGTGCGTTTTTTGGTTAAGGCAAATGGCAGATCATTTAGGCTATATTCTCCATTATTCGGACGTATCGAATTACGACGTAAATTTCCAAGTGATGCAGATGATGCAAAAGTTTGAGCGTCTGTATATGCAGGCAGTTGCACTACAAACAATGATTCGTACTCCAAGGAAAGAAACTTTGCCGATTTTAACACAATTTAAGAATGTGATTATTAAAGAGGCCAAGAGTCTGGAAGCATTTAAATTAGAAATTGATGAACTCATTAAAACATGTGCAATCGCTACGACATCACCGCCGGATTTGTTGGAACATATAGCGAGGGAAGCACATCACCTATGGAGAAACTTGGAGGAAGATAGAATTACGTGATGGACGAAAAATAGTTATTATGGAAAAGAGAGCAAAAAAGACCTGTTTTGGAGTGTATTTCCAAACGGGTCCTTTTTTATCGTGAATTATTATTGCTGTACGCAAGGGAAATGCATGGGGATGAACCAGCAAAAAGGCATCATTGCTTTATGGTGACCACACTGTTGACATTGACCGCCTCCCATAAACTGCCCATCACTATAATTCATTTGCTCAGTTCCTGAATTTTGAATAGGTCCATGATTTGGCGGAAATGTCGGGATGGCATAGACTGGGCCGAAACCGTTTATAAATTGATTTTGACCGAACAAGGCGGGATGATTATTAGGCTGTTGCCTTTGAAAAGTTCCTTGATCTTGAGTGAGATTATATTGCGATGGATAGGTTGGAATGGCATAGACTGGACCAAATCCGTTTGCGAATTGATTTTGATCGAATAATGCTGGATGAACGTCTTGTTGTTTCATATCATAATTTTCCAAGTCATGAGTATCTAAATGTATTCCCGGAATGGATAAATCCGGCCCCACCGCATTTATAAAAGAGGATGAAGCTTGCTGTTCCTGTCCTCTATATGGTACCTGAAAGTTATTGTTGTTATTAACCATATCATTCTCCTTCCTCGATATTGCCTATTATATTCAACTAAGAGAGGTTAAGTGTATTTTTGTTCAGAAGCGCCTATTTACAAAGTTTTCCTTTTGGTGACCTAATTATTTAAATAGTATGTTAATATGTAAGGAGGACGGGGGAGGGGGAGGACAATGGCTATTTTAGCTGTTCAGGATCTATCGAAAGTTTATAAGAATCATCAAGTGTTAGATAAGATCAGTCTTACGATTGATGCACCTGGGATTTGGGCGTTGGTTGGTCCGAATGGGGTAGGGAAAACGACGTTTCTAAATGTTATTACAAATATTCTTCCAGCTACTTCAGGTGCTGTTGAATTGGTGGGGAAGACGAATAAAGATTCATCCGTATTCAAGGAAGTTGCATTTCTTCAGGACAATACGGTCTTATTTGATTATTTATCGGGGTACGATCATCTTAAATATATATGTGATGTGCAGAAGATCCATAAAAAGAGGATCAAAGAAGTGACGGAGTATGTCGGCATGGAAAGCTATTTGAAAAAGACGGTCGGCAACTATTCTCTTGGGATGAAACAGCATTTGCTGTTAGCGATGGCGCTCATTAATGAGCCGAAACTATTGCTTTTAGATGAACCATTAAATGGCTTGGATCCGACAAGCGCCATTTTAATGCGGGGAATATTAATGGAACTTGCTAAGAAAGGTACGACCAACCTATTATCGTCACATAATCTATCGGAAATTGACCGTGTGACAAAACAGATATTATTCCTAAAAGACGGGAAATTGACTGAAGTCGATATGAATGACTTTGAAAAAACCTACTATGAGTTTCATCTTTCCAATCATGGGCTTGCTCATCGTATGTTGAAAGAGCATGGGTATGAAGTGGAAATTGCTTCGGAGAGAATCCGTATTCAATTGGGGAATGAACAATTGGACAAGGTAATAGAACTAATCAAATCTGAAGAGATTCAAATTTTGGATATCCAAAAAGAAATAACAGGTTCGGAAAAACTATATAAAGAGATCTTTTCAGGAGCCAAAACATGAAAAAGATCATTTTTGAGTGGAAAAAGATCTCTCGTCTTAAAGTGTTTCTGATTTTTTTGCAGCTCACATTTGTCTTCGTTTTCGGTTTGTATTTCTATAACCACATGTCTCAGGATCAAATTAAAGTGAAAAAGACCGAGTATTTTACAGAACTTCGTAAAGATGTCAGCCGACAGCTTCTTCAAGCGGA contains:
- a CDS encoding cold-shock protein, which encodes MEQGTVKWFNAEKGFGFIEREGGEDVFVHFSAIQGDGFKTLDEGQSVTFDVEQGQRGLQAANVQKA
- a CDS encoding YheC/YheD family protein; translation: MKKSLGKWEQNLILKQQPLLARHLPETTVYSEDNLNELLNRHQSVYVKHDTSGQGRAIVNIRKSLGGHYFVNGYTIQGKRVKKRFTRVQEIKQLLHPFLKLGRESGLYIIQEDVKSHTLNGQPFAIRVHVQKLRGEWIVGGMFATCANFGRSADSGIANPYRDAKVVTISNVLSQTVLQNKQEETIKKLEELAIAASKKIHSVLPCREYGVDFGINHVGKPVIFEVNTTPGIDEFALIENMAIWKRIVGIRRIQNKYMALNAKRNWKSM
- a CDS encoding DUF2935 domain-containing protein, whose translation is MAYTDNYERDTYGIIAFWLRNDYDHGRFFDREISHYETELARANLNNIERLGKVWEKAEKKQGDIGTLLIEAQHATSEFHSLLAYTMDKSLHCDVIISTPVSLIDHMVRESEESQRVYKLIESGTKISPSDAIIHECVFWLRQMADHLGYILHYSDVSNYDVNFQVMQMMQKFERLYMQAVALQTMIRTPRKETLPILTQFKNVIIKEAKSLEAFKLEIDELIKTCAIATTSPPDLLEHIAREAHHLWRNLEEDRIT
- a CDS encoding ABC transporter ATP-binding protein; the encoded protein is MAILAVQDLSKVYKNHQVLDKISLTIDAPGIWALVGPNGVGKTTFLNVITNILPATSGAVELVGKTNKDSSVFKEVAFLQDNTVLFDYLSGYDHLKYICDVQKIHKKRIKEVTEYVGMESYLKKTVGNYSLGMKQHLLLAMALINEPKLLLLDEPLNGLDPTSAILMRGILMELAKKGTTNLLSSHNLSEIDRVTKQILFLKDGKLTEVDMNDFEKTYYEFHLSNHGLAHRMLKEHGYEVEIASERIRIQLGNEQLDKVIELIKSEEIQILDIQKEITGSEKLYKEIFSGAKT
- a CDS encoding FusB/FusC family EF-G-binding protein, which encodes MKNKQFLRNDQYNFIKRQVQQLVNGNTMVNDKHVIGALESLSIEKVNDLFTEMTDEQKEVLNKIVEISDKEEAEQYLFDLESYVIPFTKPSEQRLKKLFPKVKKMKLPTDGDYKKMSFLSFDDIGTKKRHIITPSQKGIIGLSGTYEEMNVKQICSICNRFTHVCMFMTKTKGDIIGTYTRKGNYICHDAADCNHHLTTLDKLYEFVDNIK